One window of Bos indicus isolate NIAB-ARS_2022 breed Sahiwal x Tharparkar chromosome 20, NIAB-ARS_B.indTharparkar_mat_pri_1.0, whole genome shotgun sequence genomic DNA carries:
- the LOC109560619 gene encoding dynein light chain 1, cytoplasmic-like, translated as MCDRKAVIKNADMSEEMQQDSVECATQALEKYNIEKDIAAHIKKEFDKKYNPTWHCIVGRNFGSYVTHETKHFMYFYLGQVAILLFKSG; from the coding sequence ATGTGTGACCGAAAGGCCGTAATCAAGAATGCCGATATGTCGGAGGAGATGCAACAGGACTCGGTGGAGTGTGCTACTCAGGCATTGGAAAAGTATAATATAGAGAAGGACATTGCGGCCCATATCAAGAAGGAGTTTGACAAGAAGTACAACCCCACCTGGCACTGCATCGTGGGGAGGAACTTCGGTAGTTATGTGACACATGAAACCAAACACTTCATGTACTTCTACCTGGGCCAAGTGGCCATTCTCCTGTTCAAATCTGGTTAA